From a region of the Janthinobacterium sp. 61 genome:
- a CDS encoding head GIN domain-containing protein has translation MTQPLFHLRHRRHAGAALLLAVCALAIPAAPALASPLDWISSNGIQGSGKLQKQTREVGSFHGVALNVQGTVELRIGNTDSITIEADDNILPLIETVVENGTLRIRPARRNTFFRQSNLTIVIQARQVERISVGGSGSITATGLRADNLRFDVGGSGSINARDLDSRQVAVAIGGSGNFKASGKTEQLTASIGGSGNIQAGRLAAREVQVSIGGSGEAEVWAKDDLTISIGGSGEVSYYGDPRISRSMQRSSSIKRLGSAPK, from the coding sequence ATGACACAGCCACTTTTCCACCTGCGCCACCGCCGCCACGCTGGCGCCGCCCTGCTGCTGGCCGTCTGCGCCCTGGCCATCCCGGCGGCGCCGGCGCTGGCGTCGCCGCTCGACTGGATCTCCAGCAACGGTATCCAGGGCAGCGGCAAGCTGCAAAAACAGACGCGCGAAGTGGGCAGCTTCCATGGCGTGGCGCTGAATGTGCAGGGCACGGTCGAATTGCGCATTGGCAACACGGACAGCATCACCATCGAGGCCGACGACAATATCCTGCCGCTGATCGAAACGGTGGTGGAAAACGGCACCCTGCGCATCCGCCCCGCCAGGCGCAATACGTTTTTCCGCCAGAGCAACCTGACCATCGTCATCCAGGCGCGCCAGGTGGAGCGCATCAGCGTGGGCGGCTCGGGCAGCATCACGGCGACGGGCTTGCGCGCCGACAATCTGCGCTTCGACGTGGGCGGCTCCGGTTCCATCAACGCGCGCGATCTCGATAGCCGCCAGGTGGCCGTGGCCATCGGCGGCAGCGGCAACTTCAAGGCCAGCGGCAAGACGGAGCAACTGACGGCATCGATCGGCGGCTCGGGCAATATCCAGGCAGGCCGCCTGGCCGCGCGTGAGGTGCAGGTAAGCATCGGCGGCTCGGGCGAGGCGGAAGTGTGGGCCAAGGATGACTTGACCATCAGCATAGGCGGCTCGGGCGAGGTGAGCTACTACGGCGATCCGCGCATCAGCCGCAGCATGCAACGCTCCAGCAGCATCAAGCGCCTGGGCAGTGCACCGAAGTAA
- a CDS encoding SAM-dependent methyltransferase, with the protein MLIITIKQGKEKSLLGQSWIYASAIEKVEGKPQEKMKPGSTAIVQSSAKQFIARAAYNSKSQIRARIWSFKEDEPVDHALIKRRVKAAIEKKLPAIKKAGENQLLTLIKGEDEGLPGLVVQLFGGVQGYLICEFNAGGVDAWKVAIVQSLMASTGCVNVYERCDDLMRKGEGLPLIDGALAGEEPPDEVMLTDNGVRYALDLKTGHKSKFR; encoded by the coding sequence ATGCTGATCATCACCATCAAACAGGGCAAGGAAAAGAGCTTGCTGGGCCAATCGTGGATTTACGCGTCCGCGATTGAAAAAGTCGAAGGCAAGCCGCAGGAAAAAATGAAGCCCGGCTCGACGGCCATCGTGCAAAGCTCGGCCAAGCAGTTCATCGCCCGCGCCGCCTACAATTCGAAGTCGCAGATCCGCGCGCGCATCTGGAGCTTCAAGGAAGACGAACCGGTCGACCACGCGCTGATCAAGCGCAGGGTCAAGGCCGCCATCGAGAAAAAGCTGCCGGCCATCAAGAAGGCGGGCGAGAACCAGCTGTTAACCCTGATCAAGGGCGAAGACGAGGGCTTGCCGGGCCTGGTGGTGCAGCTGTTTGGCGGCGTGCAAGGCTATCTGATCTGCGAATTCAATGCCGGTGGCGTCGATGCGTGGAAAGTGGCCATCGTGCAATCGCTGATGGCGTCCACGGGCTGCGTGAACGTGTATGAGCGTTGCGACGACTTGATGCGCAAGGGCGAAGGCTTGCCCCTGATCGACGGCGCCCTGGCCGGCGAAGAGCCGCCCGATGAAGTCATGCTGACGGACAACGGCGTGCGCTATGCGCTGGATTTGAAGACGGGGCACAAGAGCAAGTTTCGCTGA
- a CDS encoding cytochrome c produces the protein MKKWMIAAGLVLIAGGSAKFLLYPDDDIGPPAAASTLSQQQLVARGAYLAKAGDCMACHTTRGGVPYAGGRALQTPFGKVLSPNITADRETGIGSWTADDFWRAIHNGKSKDGRLLYPAFPYTSYTKVRREDSDALYAYFQSVPPHRQANAPHALRFPYNQQIALAAWRALYFKPGVYQPLTTQSMEWNRGAYLVQGLGHCSACHSSRTTLGGSNDGLSGGLIPVLGWYAPSLTSDAEAGLGDWDTAHIVELLQTGVSPRATVFGPMAEVVRQSLQHMGTTDLQAMAVYLKSLPGPAQAAPRAPRETSEQARQQLALGAKLYDAQCASCHQADGKGLPPGYPPLAGNRALTTASAVNAIRLVLNGGFAPGTSGNPRPYGMPPFGPVMDDAEVAAVVTYLRASWGNDAPAVSALEVNKYRSVPLE, from the coding sequence ATGAAAAAATGGATGATCGCGGCCGGCCTGGTGCTAATCGCTGGCGGCAGCGCCAAATTCCTGCTGTACCCGGATGACGACATCGGCCCGCCCGCCGCTGCCAGCACCCTCAGCCAGCAGCAGCTGGTCGCGCGCGGCGCCTACCTGGCCAAGGCGGGCGACTGCATGGCATGCCACACGACACGGGGCGGCGTGCCGTACGCTGGCGGACGGGCCTTGCAGACGCCGTTCGGCAAAGTGCTCTCGCCCAACATCACGGCCGACAGGGAAACGGGCATCGGCAGCTGGACGGCCGACGATTTCTGGCGCGCCATCCACAACGGCAAGTCGAAAGATGGCCGTTTGCTGTACCCGGCCTTTCCCTACACCAGCTACACCAAGGTGCGGCGCGAAGATAGCGACGCCCTGTACGCGTACTTTCAGAGCGTGCCGCCGCACAGGCAGGCAAACGCGCCGCACGCGCTGCGCTTCCCCTACAACCAGCAAATCGCGCTGGCCGCCTGGCGCGCGCTGTACTTCAAGCCGGGCGTGTACCAGCCGCTGACGACGCAAAGCATGGAATGGAACCGCGGCGCCTACCTGGTGCAGGGCCTGGGCCACTGCAGCGCCTGCCATAGCAGCCGCACCACCCTGGGCGGCAGCAACGACGGCCTGTCGGGCGGCCTGATCCCCGTGCTGGGCTGGTACGCACCTTCGCTGACGTCGGACGCGGAAGCGGGCCTCGGTGACTGGGACACGGCGCATATCGTGGAATTGCTGCAAACGGGCGTCTCGCCGCGCGCCACCGTCTTCGGCCCCATGGCCGAGGTGGTGCGGCAAAGCTTGCAACACATGGGCACCACCGACCTGCAGGCGATGGCCGTGTACCTGAAAAGCTTGCCCGGCCCGGCGCAGGCGGCGCCACGGGCGCCGCGCGAGACATCGGAACAAGCGAGGCAGCAACTGGCGCTGGGCGCAAAACTGTATGATGCGCAATGCGCAAGCTGCCACCAGGCCGACGGCAAGGGCCTGCCGCCCGGCTACCCGCCGCTGGCCGGCAACCGCGCGCTGACGACGGCCTCGGCCGTCAACGCCATCCGCCTGGTGCTCAACGGCGGTTTTGCGCCGGGGACAAGCGGCAACCCGCGCCCCTACGGCATGCCGCCGTTCGGCCCCGTCATGGATGACGCCGAGGTGGCAGCCGTGGTGACGTATCTGCGCGCTTCCTGGGGCAATGACGCGCCGGCGGTGTCGGCGCTGGAAGTCAATAAATACCGCAGCGTGCCGCTGGAGTAG
- a CDS encoding c-type cytochrome — MLLHSPLVLVLVLASTLPRMAEAAPATLPAGHDSLEQRIKACTACHAQKERHDAFFPRIAGKPAGYLYNQLLNFREGRRQYPMMNYMVEHLPDDYLREIADYFAAQHPAPPPAQPSSAGTTALARGKQLVLLGDSAKKIPACIACHGQQLAGVAPAIPGLLGLPRDYINAQLGAWKNGIRRAHAPDCMAQVAQRLSDADVGAVSAWLGTQVASADARPASSIALPLPLHCGGVPGSGAQVAP, encoded by the coding sequence ATGCTACTGCATTCTCCCCTCGTGCTGGTGCTGGTCCTGGCCAGCACCTTGCCCCGCATGGCGGAGGCCGCACCGGCCACCCTGCCAGCGGGCCACGACAGCCTGGAACAGCGCATCAAGGCCTGCACGGCCTGTCATGCGCAAAAAGAGCGCCATGACGCCTTTTTCCCCCGCATCGCCGGCAAGCCGGCCGGCTACCTGTACAACCAGCTGCTCAATTTCCGCGAGGGAAGGCGCCAGTATCCGATGATGAATTACATGGTCGAGCACTTGCCGGACGATTACCTGCGCGAGATCGCCGACTATTTTGCGGCGCAGCACCCTGCCCCGCCGCCGGCCCAGCCCAGCAGCGCCGGCACGACGGCCCTGGCGCGGGGCAAGCAACTGGTGCTGCTAGGTGATAGCGCGAAAAAAATCCCGGCCTGCATCGCCTGCCATGGCCAGCAACTGGCTGGCGTGGCGCCTGCCATTCCCGGCTTGCTGGGCTTGCCGCGCGACTACATCAACGCCCAGCTGGGCGCCTGGAAGAACGGCATCCGCCGCGCCCATGCGCCCGACTGCATGGCGCAAGTCGCGCAGCGCCTGTCGGACGCGGACGTGGGGGCCGTCTCGGCCTGGCTCGGCACGCAGGTGGCCAGCGCCGATGCGCGTCCCGCCAGCAGCATTGCCCTGCCCTTGCCCCTGCACTGCGGCGGCGTGCCGGGCTCCGGCGCGCAGGTGGCGCCATGA
- a CDS encoding PLP-dependent aminotransferase family protein, with the protein MKRYEELAEEIAAMISTQLLLPGDKLPSVRQQHARRGVSPSTVFQAYYLLEARGMIVSRPRSGYYVAPQRAALAPEPDSSRPLDASTTVDVSDLVFEVLGAVGARDIVPFGSAFPSPHLFPMERLARAVSASMRRLDPWSTVTDLSLGNAELRRQIALRYQLDGVLVSSDDIVITNGALEALNLCLQAVTRPGDTVLIESPSFYACLQALERLELKAVEIATSPRDGVDLAALEELLQRHQPKACWLMTSFQNPLGSLMPPEKKRALVDLLARHGVPLIEDDVYGELYFGKQRPGLTKSHDSAGLVMHCSSFSKTLAPGFRLGWAVAGRYARQVERLKLTTSLSAPIPLQMALADYLAQGGYDRHLRQLRLTLAAQQNTMLQAIAVHFPRGTRVTRPQGGYFVWVEMPAGVDALALHRSALAAGISIAPGPIFSATRAFRHCIRLNYGHPWSPQLEEAIATLGRLALAAA; encoded by the coding sequence TTGAAACGATATGAGGAATTGGCGGAAGAAATTGCCGCCATGATCAGCACGCAGTTGTTGCTGCCAGGTGATAAATTGCCCTCCGTGCGCCAGCAGCATGCGCGCAGGGGCGTGAGCCCGTCGACGGTGTTCCAGGCGTATTATTTGCTCGAAGCGCGCGGCATGATCGTCTCGCGTCCCCGCTCCGGCTATTACGTGGCGCCGCAGCGCGCCGCGCTGGCGCCAGAGCCGGATAGTTCGCGCCCGCTCGACGCCAGCACCACCGTCGATGTCAGCGACCTCGTCTTCGAGGTGCTGGGCGCCGTCGGTGCGCGCGATATCGTGCCCTTCGGCTCGGCCTTTCCCAGCCCCCATCTGTTCCCGATGGAACGGCTGGCGCGGGCCGTTTCGGCCAGCATGCGCCGCCTCGACCCGTGGAGCACGGTTACGGATTTATCCCTGGGCAATGCAGAATTGCGCCGCCAGATCGCCCTGCGCTATCAGCTTGACGGCGTGCTCGTCTCCAGCGACGACATCGTCATCACGAATGGCGCGCTGGAGGCGCTGAACCTGTGCCTGCAAGCCGTCACGCGGCCCGGCGACACGGTGCTGATCGAGTCACCCAGCTTTTATGCCTGCCTGCAGGCGCTGGAGCGGCTGGAACTCAAGGCCGTCGAGATCGCCACCAGCCCGCGTGACGGCGTCGATCTGGCGGCGCTGGAAGAGTTGTTGCAGCGCCACCAGCCCAAGGCGTGCTGGCTGATGACGAGTTTCCAGAATCCCCTGGGCAGCCTGATGCCGCCGGAAAAGAAGCGCGCGCTGGTGGACCTGCTGGCGCGCCATGGCGTGCCGCTGATCGAAGATGATGTGTATGGCGAGTTGTATTTTGGCAAGCAGCGCCCGGGCCTGACGAAAAGCCATGACAGCGCTGGCCTCGTCATGCATTGCAGTTCGTTCTCCAAGACCCTGGCGCCCGGCTTCCGCCTGGGTTGGGCCGTGGCGGGCCGCTACGCGCGCCAGGTCGAGCGCTTGAAACTGACCACCAGCCTGTCGGCGCCGATCCCGCTACAGATGGCACTGGCCGATTACCTGGCGCAAGGTGGCTACGACCGCCATTTGCGCCAGCTCCGGCTGACGTTGGCGGCACAGCAAAACACCATGCTGCAAGCCATCGCCGTGCATTTTCCGCGCGGCACGCGGGTCACGCGGCCGCAGGGCGGTTATTTTGTCTGGGTGGAAATGCCTGCCGGCGTCGATGCGCTGGCCTTGCACCGCAGCGCGCTGGCGGCAGGCATCAGCATCGCGCCCGGCCCCATTTTTTCCGCCACGCGCGCGTTTCGCCACTGTATCCGCCTCAATTACGGCCACCCGTGGAGTCCGCAGCTGGAAGAGGCCATCGCTACCCTTGGGCGGCTGGCGCTGGCGGCGGCATAG
- a CDS encoding DUF4870 domain-containing protein, whose product MDNMQPEVARTQDTTLAILSHVGGLFTSWVAPLIIYLIKKDDADKFSAENAREALNFQITLIIWYFACFILSFVLIGLFLFWVVALANLVCSIVAAVKASNGITYRYPLTLRLVK is encoded by the coding sequence ATGGATAACATGCAGCCGGAAGTGGCTCGTACGCAAGATACGACGCTGGCCATCCTGTCCCACGTTGGCGGCCTGTTCACCAGTTGGGTGGCGCCGCTGATCATTTATTTGATCAAGAAAGATGATGCGGATAAATTCTCGGCCGAGAACGCCCGCGAAGCGCTGAATTTCCAGATCACCCTGATCATCTGGTATTTCGCCTGCTTCATCCTGTCGTTCGTGCTGATTGGCCTGTTCCTGTTCTGGGTAGTGGCGCTGGCCAACCTGGTGTGCTCGATCGTCGCGGCAGTCAAAGCCAGCAATGGCATCACTTACCGTTATCCATTGACCTTGCGCCTCGTCAAATAA
- a CDS encoding SMI1/KNR4 family protein, translating to MSKNKSIGTSLAAITAAEQTLGRLLPASYVQWLLENNGRALGALNVFPVYDANCARKTWESITRHYNTSWQEWLENVDGGNDAGELLPFAQFGTGDYYCFDYAQTGPSGEAVVVLWSHETGATSSVAPDFAAFLALPGRPG from the coding sequence ATGAGCAAGAACAAATCCATCGGCACCAGCCTGGCAGCGATCACCGCTGCCGAACAGACGCTGGGACGCCTACTGCCCGCGTCCTACGTGCAATGGTTACTGGAAAACAATGGCCGCGCGCTGGGCGCCTTGAACGTGTTTCCCGTCTACGACGCGAACTGTGCGCGCAAGACCTGGGAATCGATAACACGCCACTACAACACAAGCTGGCAGGAATGGCTGGAGAATGTGGATGGCGGCAACGATGCGGGTGAGCTGCTGCCCTTTGCCCAGTTCGGCACCGGCGACTATTACTGCTTTGACTATGCGCAAACGGGGCCGAGCGGTGAAGCAGTGGTCGTGCTGTGGTCGCACGAAACAGGCGCCACCAGCTCGGTGGCGCCCGACTTTGCCGCATTCCTGGCACTGCCCGGCCGCCCGGGCTGA
- a CDS encoding 3'-5' exonuclease: MDTAAAPPLPPYQGIALDHVKLVRTSDDARAAMAALLAADAIGFDTESKPTFVKGESSTGPHLIQLATDEIAYLFQVGATPPLAELKAILESTTTLKVGFGLSDDVKRLRNKLGIVPAQVLDLSVALRGGQRNDLGAKTAVAKFFGLHLQKSKKISTTNWATSRLTEKQILYAADDAQVALRVYRRWIADGGKVAPQKAPRASTPPATPPITA; this comes from the coding sequence ATGGATACAGCTGCCGCACCGCCATTGCCCCCCTATCAAGGCATTGCACTCGACCATGTCAAGCTGGTACGCACCAGTGACGACGCCAGGGCAGCCATGGCCGCCCTGCTGGCAGCGGACGCCATCGGCTTCGATACGGAATCGAAGCCGACGTTCGTCAAGGGCGAGTCCTCCACGGGGCCACACCTGATCCAGCTGGCCACCGACGAGATTGCCTACCTGTTCCAGGTGGGCGCCACGCCGCCCCTGGCCGAACTGAAAGCCATCCTCGAATCGACCACCACCCTGAAGGTGGGCTTTGGCCTGTCCGACGACGTCAAGCGCCTGCGCAACAAGCTGGGCATTGTTCCAGCGCAAGTGCTGGACCTGTCTGTCGCCCTGCGCGGCGGCCAGCGCAACGATCTGGGCGCCAAGACGGCCGTGGCCAAATTCTTCGGCCTGCACCTGCAGAAGTCGAAAAAGATCTCCACCACCAACTGGGCTACGTCGCGCCTGACGGAAAAGCAGATCCTGTATGCCGCCGACGATGCGCAAGTGGCCCTGCGCGTGTACCGCCGCTGGATCGCCGACGGTGGCAAGGTAGCGCCACAAAAAGCGCCGCGTGCCAGCACGCCACCGGCCACGCCGCCTATTACCGCCTGA
- a CDS encoding ProQ/FINO family protein codes for MMSMTSSTPDQQATTPDTPVDAAPAAAPAAATTPAPAGLTARALLKQFQEQFPPFRDCLPLSIGIDKQILARLPDLDRKLMRTALGIHTGSLRYLRVMEKAKIRYDLDGTAGAEVTQTHRDHATQVLQQRFKKEAERKKAERDAAAAEEANRLRLEKLNQLTAKFSRKG; via the coding sequence ATGATGTCGATGACCAGCTCCACGCCAGACCAGCAAGCCACCACTCCTGACACGCCAGTCGATGCAGCCCCAGCGGCGGCACCGGCCGCAGCAACCACGCCGGCACCTGCCGGCCTGACCGCGCGCGCCCTGCTGAAGCAGTTCCAGGAGCAATTCCCGCCATTCCGCGATTGCCTGCCCTTGTCGATCGGTATCGACAAGCAGATCCTGGCGCGCCTGCCAGATCTGGACCGCAAGCTGATGCGCACGGCGCTGGGCATCCACACGGGTTCGCTGCGCTACCTGCGCGTGATGGAAAAAGCCAAGATCCGCTACGACCTCGACGGCACCGCCGGCGCGGAAGTGACGCAAACCCACCGCGACCACGCCACGCAAGTACTGCAGCAGCGCTTCAAGAAGGAAGCCGAGCGCAAGAAAGCCGAGCGCGACGCGGCTGCCGCCGAAGAAGCGAACCGTTTGCGCCTGGAAAAACTGAATCAGCTGACCGCGAAATTCTCGCGCAAAGGTTGA